The following are from one region of the Acidobacteriota bacterium genome:
- a CDS encoding MFS transporter — protein MKDNPSTVQNLSAIKWLTFLMFMMFAMTTDSVGVIIPEVIKEFHLSMTVAGAFHYAAMSGIAVAAFFLGYLADKLGRKRTIILGLVLFALNSYLFAIGRSFVFFIVLLTISGAAIGIFKTGALALIGDISTSTTQHTATMNAVEGFFAVGAIIGPAIVTHFLAVGISWKWLYVIAGSICVLLIVISSLVRYPQTTTSTEGVDLRRTVLMMKNPYALGFSAAIFLYVAVESAIYVWMPTLLGGYHGPAAWMAAYAISIFFVLRAAGRFIGSWMLARLNWAAVVTVFSLAIFVCFVVSTVGGIGIAVFLLPLSGLFMSVLYPTINSKGISCFRKSEHGAVAGVILFFTCLSAVLGPLAMGAISDTFGDPKYGFILATAFAAVLFVGLLLNWIFNPARSLLQKLDATEYQAVRA, from the coding sequence ATGAAGGATAACCCCAGTACAGTACAGAATTTGTCCGCAATCAAATGGCTCACATTCCTGATGTTTATGATGTTTGCAATGACGACGGATTCCGTCGGCGTCATTATTCCTGAGGTCATTAAAGAGTTTCACCTGAGCATGACCGTTGCAGGCGCGTTCCACTATGCTGCGATGTCAGGGATCGCGGTCGCGGCTTTCTTCCTTGGTTATTTGGCTGACAAGCTGGGACGAAAGAGAACAATTATTTTAGGTTTGGTTCTTTTTGCGCTGAACTCTTACCTGTTCGCCATTGGCAGGTCTTTCGTTTTCTTCATCGTCCTGCTCACGATTTCGGGCGCGGCAATCGGCATTTTCAAGACCGGGGCACTTGCCCTTATTGGCGATATCAGCACATCCACGACACAGCACACCGCAACCATGAATGCGGTGGAGGGCTTCTTTGCCGTTGGGGCTATCATCGGCCCCGCGATTGTGACCCACTTTCTCGCGGTTGGTATTTCGTGGAAGTGGCTGTACGTGATCGCGGGCAGCATTTGCGTGCTCCTGATTGTGATCAGTTCGTTGGTCCGCTACCCGCAAACCACAACAAGCACAGAAGGCGTTGACCTGCGGCGGACCGTGCTGATGATGAAGAACCCGTACGCTCTCGGATTTTCGGCAGCGATATTCCTGTATGTGGCGGTGGAAAGCGCAATTTATGTATGGATGCCGACACTACTCGGCGGTTACCACGGCCCGGCGGCCTGGATGGCGGCTTACGCGATCTCAATCTTCTTTGTTCTTCGCGCAGCGGGAAGATTTATTGGCTCATGGATGCTCGCGAGGTTGAACTGGGCTGCGGTTGTAACCGTGTTCAGCCTGGCCATATTTGTCTGTTTCGTGGTGAGCACAGTTGGCGGAATTGGCATCGCCGTATTCCTATTGCCCTTGTCCGGTTTGTTCATGTCTGTTCTTTATCCCACCATCAACTCCAAAGGCATAAGCTGTTTCCGCAAGTCAGAACACGGCGCGGTGGCGGGCGTGATTCTGTTCTTCACTTGTCTGTCGGCAGTGTTGGGACCACTTGCAATGGGTGCGATCAGCGACACCTTTGGCGATCCGAAATACGGATTTATACTCGCCACTGCTTTTGCGGCTGTCCTCTTCGTTGGACTGTTGCTCAATTGGATTTTCAATCCCGCGCGGTCACTTCTACAGAAACTCGATGCCACGGAATACCAGGCAGTTCGCGCTTAG
- a CDS encoding sucrose phosphorylase, protein MKNQVQLITYVDRLCGDLKRLQSLLQGRFRGLFGGVHLLPFFHPIDGTDAGFDPVDHTQVDARLGDWKDVRTLSEEAEVMADLIVNHVSTASPQFQDFSRKGLSSPFAGMFLTYDRVFPTGAREEELLRIYRPRPGLPFTNALLDSGERRLLWTTFTPQQVDIDVQHPQGEVYLQTILRTFQAAGIRMIRLDAVGYAIKKAGTSCFMIPETFGFIATLASQAHDLGMEVLVEIHSHYSQQLEIARQVDWIYDFALPPLILHSLFARECKALGHWLSVRPKNCITVLDTHDGIGVIDVGAGASGEPGLLEPAEIDSLVETIHSRSKDQSRKATGAAANNLDLYQVNCTFYDALGQSGNEYLIARAVQFFVPGIPQVYYVGLLAGTNDMELLARTQVGRDINRHYYNSTELEESLQSPTVRKLIELIRLRNSHPSFAGAANIETPSDQDLIITWTNDRHWTKLDVDFAKAHAVVTYSRESREGDQQSGHWESRENVSPTKVMQ, encoded by the coding sequence GTGAAGAATCAAGTTCAACTTATCACGTACGTTGATCGACTCTGTGGCGACCTGAAACGGTTGCAATCCCTGTTGCAAGGTCGATTCCGCGGACTTTTCGGTGGAGTGCATCTTCTTCCTTTTTTTCACCCGATCGACGGTACAGACGCTGGATTCGACCCCGTGGATCACACCCAAGTGGATGCACGGCTAGGCGATTGGAAGGATGTGCGCACATTGAGCGAAGAGGCCGAGGTGATGGCGGACCTCATCGTCAATCACGTGTCGACGGCCTCGCCGCAATTCCAAGACTTCTCGCGTAAAGGCTTGAGTTCTCCGTTTGCAGGCATGTTTCTTACCTACGATCGGGTGTTCCCGACGGGTGCCCGCGAAGAAGAATTGCTGCGCATTTATCGCCCGCGCCCCGGGCTTCCCTTCACCAATGCCCTGCTGGACTCAGGAGAGCGCCGACTCTTGTGGACTACATTTACTCCTCAACAGGTCGACATCGATGTGCAACACCCGCAGGGCGAAGTATATCTGCAGACGATCCTCCGCACCTTTCAGGCTGCTGGCATACGCATGATTCGGCTGGACGCTGTAGGCTATGCAATCAAGAAGGCGGGAACAAGTTGTTTCATGATCCCGGAGACGTTTGGCTTCATTGCAACGCTTGCCTCTCAGGCTCACGACCTTGGGATGGAAGTCCTGGTGGAAATCCATAGTCACTATTCTCAACAACTTGAAATCGCACGACAAGTGGATTGGATTTATGACTTCGCACTTCCTCCGCTCATCCTGCATTCGCTGTTCGCGCGCGAGTGCAAGGCGCTGGGACATTGGCTCAGCGTCCGCCCGAAAAACTGCATTACCGTGCTCGACACTCACGACGGCATTGGAGTCATCGACGTCGGCGCCGGCGCATCCGGCGAGCCGGGCCTCCTCGAACCGGCAGAGATCGACAGCCTCGTTGAGACCATCCATTCCCGGAGCAAAGACCAGAGTCGGAAAGCCACCGGTGCGGCGGCAAATAACCTCGACCTGTATCAAGTGAATTGCACTTTCTACGACGCGTTAGGGCAGAGCGGGAACGAGTATCTCATCGCCCGAGCCGTGCAATTTTTTGTCCCCGGGATTCCGCAGGTCTATTACGTCGGACTTCTCGCCGGCACTAACGACATGGAACTCCTTGCCCGAACTCAAGTCGGCCGCGACATCAATCGCCACTATTACAACTCGACAGAACTCGAAGAATCGCTGCAATCGCCTACGGTGCGAAAGCTGATTGAGCTCATTCGCTTGCGCAACAGCCATCCTTCTTTTGCCGGAGCAGCAAACATTGAGACTCCATCCGATCAAGACCTGATAATCACATGGACGAACGATCGACACTGGACAAAGCTGGACGTGGATTTCGCAAAGGCGCACGCGGTGGTGACCTACTCTCGAGAGAGCCGTGAAGGTGACCAGCAGAGCGGACATTGGGAATCACGGGAAAACGTCAGCCCTACGAAGGTGATGCAATGA
- a CDS encoding GntR family transcriptional regulator — translation MAHHKYRQILEKLQEDIAAGRYKSGKRLPSEAELVRRFGASRMTVFRAMHELQLLGLVTRRVGSGTFVSSNAKGGSHVFGLLIPELGQTEIFEAICKGMMEAQEAMHHALLWGNASPQEHEKEQAAEQLCEHYISRKVSGVFFAPVEFSTNRFQANHRIVAAFDRARIPVVLLDRCLEPYPQRSKYDLVGIDNRRTAFLATDHLLKAGAKRIMFFARPNSAPTVDARIAGYREALLLQGGKPARDLVRTGDASDPKFIKSLLKKDRPDAFVCANDLTAGNLMHTLLSLGQRIPDDIRIVGIDDVKYARLLPVPLTTMHQPCRDIGRIAVAVMLDRIANPDLPPRDVLLRCELIVRKSCGMQVQKSSRH, via the coding sequence ATGGCGCATCACAAATACCGCCAGATCCTCGAAAAACTTCAGGAAGATATTGCGGCAGGCCGGTACAAGTCGGGCAAACGTTTGCCAAGCGAAGCGGAATTGGTGAGGCGTTTCGGTGCTTCCCGCATGACTGTTTTTCGTGCCATGCACGAATTGCAGCTGTTGGGACTGGTCACTCGGCGTGTGGGGTCCGGTACGTTCGTCTCTTCCAATGCAAAGGGAGGTAGCCACGTCTTTGGCCTGCTGATTCCCGAACTTGGGCAGACCGAAATCTTTGAGGCAATCTGCAAAGGCATGATGGAAGCGCAAGAGGCCATGCATCACGCTTTGCTGTGGGGTAATGCATCGCCTCAGGAACACGAAAAAGAGCAGGCCGCAGAGCAACTCTGCGAACACTACATTTCGCGCAAGGTTTCCGGAGTATTCTTCGCTCCGGTGGAGTTCAGTACAAACAGGTTTCAGGCAAACCACAGGATCGTTGCGGCTTTTGATCGAGCTCGGATTCCGGTTGTACTCCTTGATCGCTGTCTGGAGCCATATCCGCAACGCAGCAAGTACGACCTCGTGGGGATTGATAACCGGCGCACAGCCTTCCTGGCCACGGACCACCTGCTCAAGGCCGGGGCGAAACGCATCATGTTTTTCGCCCGCCCGAATTCGGCGCCGACCGTGGATGCTCGCATTGCGGGCTATCGGGAGGCTCTGCTGTTGCAGGGGGGGAAGCCCGCTCGCGATCTGGTCCGGACCGGAGATGCTTCTGATCCGAAGTTCATTAAGTCCCTGCTGAAAAAAGATCGGCCGGATGCCTTCGTGTGCGCCAATGACCTTACAGCCGGAAATCTCATGCATACGTTGCTATCTCTCGGCCAGCGCATTCCTGACGACATTCGCATCGTCGGGATTGACGATGTGAAATATGCGCGGCTGCTTCCGGTGCCGCTCACAACCATGCACCAGCCTTGCCGTGACATCGGAAGGATCGCGGTAGCGGTCATGCTCGACAGAATTGCGAATCCTGATCTGCCGCCGCGAGATGTGCTCCTCCGCTGCGAACTGATCGTGCGCAAATCGTGCGGCATGCAGGTACAGAAAAGTAGTCGGCACTAG
- a CDS encoding SDR family NAD(P)-dependent oxidoreductase: protein MKGKIVLVTGANGGLGKHVTEALLNTGATVVGVSRKIQQTDFSSPAFTALPGEISTASGAKSVVDNIVSQFGRLDVVAHTVGGFAGGQSVAETDDDTFQNMLDLNLNATFFLLRAAIPVLRKAGGGRIIAIGSRASLEPGAGVGAYSASKAAMVSLIKTIALENKDAGITANAILPGTIDTPANRKAMPTADFSKWVQPATIAALLAWLASNDGKDVNGAVIPVYGKDA from the coding sequence ATGAAAGGCAAGATTGTTCTTGTGACCGGGGCCAATGGAGGCCTTGGCAAACACGTGACCGAAGCGCTGCTGAACACGGGCGCTACGGTGGTAGGGGTCTCGCGCAAAATCCAACAAACGGATTTCAGCAGTCCCGCGTTTACGGCGTTGCCCGGAGAGATTTCGACAGCTTCTGGTGCGAAGAGTGTAGTCGACAACATCGTCAGCCAGTTTGGCAGGCTTGATGTGGTTGCGCACACGGTCGGCGGTTTTGCAGGCGGGCAGTCCGTTGCCGAAACCGATGATGACACATTCCAAAACATGCTGGACTTGAATTTGAACGCCACCTTTTTTCTCTTACGAGCGGCGATTCCGGTCCTGCGGAAAGCCGGCGGCGGGCGAATCATTGCAATCGGCAGTCGGGCATCCCTGGAACCGGGCGCGGGAGTGGGCGCTTACAGTGCGTCGAAGGCGGCCATGGTCTCCTTGATTAAGACGATTGCCCTCGAAAACAAGGACGCGGGTATCACGGCGAATGCAATTTTGCCGGGCACCATCGACACTCCGGCGAATCGCAAGGCCATGCCGACTGCGGATTTTTCCAAATGGGTTCAGCCCGCAACGATTGCCGCACTGCTCGCCTGGCTGGCGAGCAATGACGGCAAAGACGTTAATGGGGCGGTAATCCCGGTGTATGGCAAAGATGCTTGA